A DNA window from Bos javanicus breed banteng chromosome 10, ARS-OSU_banteng_1.0, whole genome shotgun sequence contains the following coding sequences:
- the ARPP19 gene encoding cAMP-regulated phosphoprotein 19 isoform X2, protein MEDKVTSPEKAEEAKLKARYPHLGQKPGGSDFLRKRLQKGQKYFDSGDYNMAKAKMKNKQLPTATPDKTEVTGDHIPTPQDLPQRKPSLVASKLAG, encoded by the exons ATGGAAGATAAAGTGACTAGTCCAGAGAAAGCTgaagaagcaaaattaaaagcaAGGTATCCTCATCTGGGACAAAAGCCTGGAGGTTCCGATTTTTTAAGGAAACGATTGCAGAAAGGG caaaaatattttgattctgGGGATTACAACATGGCTAAAGCAAAAATGAAGAACAAGCAACTTCCTACTGCAACCCCGGATAAGACAGAGGTCACTGGTGACCACATTCCCACTCCACAGGACCTTCCTCAACGGAAACCATCTCTTGTTGCTAGCAAACTGGCTGGCTGA